One stretch of Candidatus Epulonipiscium sp. DNA includes these proteins:
- the metA gene encoding homoserine O-succinyltransferase, giving the protein MPIKIPNNLPAKQILTNENIFIMDENRALKQDIRELKIVILNLMPLKQVTETQLLRLLGNTPLQVEVSLLHPKSHIPKNTPEEYLVSFYNTFDEIKNKKFDGMIITGAPIENLSFEDVTYWEELKQIMEWTKKHVTSTFHICWGAQAGLYYHYGIPKYPLPQKMFGIFPHQTLKKNIKLIQGFDDIFHVPQSRHTGVKKEDIEKVEDLEILALSEESGVYIVASKDGKQIFVTGHSEYDANTLKLEYERDLSKGLDIQIPKNYFPKNDISKEPIVLWRSHANLLFSNWLNYYVYQETPYNLENL; this is encoded by the coding sequence ATGCCGATTAAAATACCTAATAATCTTCCTGCCAAGCAGATTCTGACCAATGAAAATATCTTTATTATGGATGAAAATAGAGCTCTTAAACAAGATATAAGGGAACTTAAGATTGTCATTTTAAACTTAATGCCACTAAAGCAAGTAACAGAAACACAATTATTAAGACTTTTGGGAAACACCCCATTGCAGGTAGAAGTTTCCCTATTACATCCCAAGAGTCATATACCCAAAAATACTCCTGAGGAATACTTGGTTTCTTTTTATAATACATTTGATGAGATAAAGAATAAAAAATTTGATGGGATGATTATTACAGGGGCTCCTATAGAAAACCTTTCCTTCGAAGACGTTACCTATTGGGAAGAATTAAAACAGATTATGGAGTGGACCAAAAAACATGTAACTTCTACCTTTCATATTTGCTGGGGAGCCCAAGCGGGATTATATTATCACTATGGGATTCCTAAGTATCCCTTACCACAAAAAATGTTTGGGATATTTCCTCATCAAACCTTGAAAAAAAATATAAAACTTATCCAAGGTTTTGATGATATTTTCCATGTACCCCAATCAAGGCATACGGGAGTAAAAAAGGAAGATATTGAAAAGGTAGAGGATTTGGAAATTCTAGCCTTATCCGAGGAATCTGGGGTTTATATCGTTGCTTCTAAAGATGGGAAACAAATCTTTGTTACAGGACATTCAGAATATGATGCCAATACTTTAAAGTTGGAATACGAAAGAGATTTATCAAAAGGCCTAGACATACAAATTCCTAAGAATTATTTCCCAAAGAATGATATTTCAAAGGAACCCATAGTTTTATGGAGGAGCCATGCCAATTTACTTTTTTCTAATTGGTTGAATTATTATGTATACCAAGAAACCCCGTATAATCTTGAGAATCTTTAA
- a CDS encoding alpha/beta hydrolase → MYGASLKLCNVLGKTIPKGRIYRIGRRRATRNIQYSKEFKKDFYDLRYSTIGLIREFLYKGISWAQENAEHYDLPCLFLHGKCDKVIPYERTTEVYHRIQSEDKTLKFYENCYHELVHEPEKEEIMSDILCWLEKRIN, encoded by the coding sequence TTGTACGGGGCATCGTTAAAGTTATGCAATGTATTAGGAAAGACTATACCAAAGGGAAGAATATACAGGATAGGCAGAAGGAGAGCCACTAGAAATATACAATACTCAAAGGAGTTTAAAAAAGACTTTTATGACCTTAGATATTCTACAATTGGTCTAATAAGAGAATTTTTATACAAAGGAATTAGTTGGGCTCAGGAAAATGCAGAACATTACGATTTACCTTGTCTTTTCCTTCATGGAAAGTGTGATAAGGTAATCCCTTATGAGAGAACCACAGAAGTATACCACAGGATTCAATCGGAGGATAAGACATTAAAATTCTATGAAAATTGTTACCATGAGCTGGTTCATGAACCAGAAAAAGAAGAAATAATGTCCGATATATTATGTTGGTTAGAAAAAAGAATTAATTAA
- a CDS encoding rubrerythrin family protein, with translation MKSLKGTKTAENLLKSFAGESQARNRYTYYASIARKEGYVQTSNVFTETADNEKEHAKRFFKFLSADKELNQTALEITAGFPIALGNTKENLLAAAEGENEEWADLYPAFADTADEEGFKEIAAVFRKIADAEQSHEIRFKKLAANIENGSVFKKNESVFWKCNNCGYIHEGTEAPNLCPACAHPQAHFEVFVETY, from the coding sequence ATGAAATCATTAAAAGGAACAAAAACAGCAGAAAATTTACTTAAGTCTTTTGCAGGAGAATCCCAAGCTAGAAATCGTTATACATACTACGCATCCATAGCAAGAAAGGAAGGTTATGTCCAAACTTCTAACGTTTTTACAGAAACAGCAGATAATGAAAAAGAACATGCTAAAAGGTTTTTTAAATTCTTAAGTGCAGACAAAGAGCTAAATCAAACAGCGCTTGAAATCACTGCAGGTTTTCCTATAGCCCTTGGTAATACAAAAGAAAATCTCCTTGCGGCTGCTGAGGGAGAAAACGAAGAATGGGCCGATTTGTATCCTGCCTTCGCAGATACAGCTGATGAAGAAGGTTTTAAAGAAATAGCTGCGGTTTTTAGAAAAATAGCTGATGCAGAACAAAGCCATGAAATAAGATTTAAAAAATTAGCGGCTAATATCGAAAATGGTTCGGTTTTTAAAAAGAATGAATCCGTATTCTGGAAATGCAATAACTGCGGATATATCCATGAAGGTACAGAAGCTCCAAATCTTTGCCCAGCATGTGCTCATCCCCAAGCTCATTTCGAAGTATTTGTTGAAACATATTAA
- a CDS encoding 3'-5' exonuclease — MINDYMKNVVVFDLETTGCNPVLDSIIEIGAIKIENGKAVDKYHQMLNPKESIPSFITEITGITNDMVKDGLTIEEALPSFLDFCDGDYVLGHNVSFDYRFIKAKSIKEGYGFSKKAIDTLAIARRFLKHLPSRSLAPLCQYYGIDLTNAHRAIHDAEATFQLFKCLKRDFFHIDESLFKARDMVWNPPKQDMITERQKRYLISLIKTHKIEIDKDIEGLTKSEASRMIDNILTQYRCRFI, encoded by the coding sequence ATGATTAATGATTATATGAAAAATGTGGTAGTATTTGACTTAGAAACTACAGGATGCAACCCTGTCTTGGATTCCATTATTGAGATAGGTGCAATTAAAATTGAAAACGGAAAAGCAGTGGATAAATATCACCAAATGCTTAATCCTAAGGAATCTATCCCTTCTTTTATTACAGAGATTACGGGGATTACCAACGATATGGTAAAGGATGGATTGACCATAGAAGAAGCATTGCCAAGCTTCCTAGACTTTTGTGATGGGGATTATGTCTTAGGCCATAATGTTTCTTTTGATTACAGATTCATAAAAGCAAAAAGTATAAAGGAAGGTTATGGCTTTTCAAAAAAAGCTATAGATACCTTAGCAATAGCCAGAAGATTTCTAAAACATCTTCCTAGTAGGAGTTTAGCGCCTCTTTGTCAATATTATGGGATAGATTTAACCAATGCCCATCGGGCGATACACGATGCAGAAGCTACTTTCCAATTGTTTAAATGCCTAAAAAGAGACTTTTTCCACATAGATGAGTCATTATTTAAAGCAAGGGATATGGTATGGAATCCACCAAAACAGGATATGATTACAGAAAGACAGAAAAGATACCTCATAAGCTTGATTAAAACCCATAAGATAGAAATAGACAAAGATATTGAAGGTCTGACAAAGTCAGAAGCCAGCAGAATGATAGATAATATCCTAACGCAATATAGATGTAGATTCATATAA
- a CDS encoding alpha/beta hydrolase: protein MNLIHKYFRSSDGLRIFYRKDVPYNPKAIIIISHGYGEHSGHYLELSELLIKNGYGVYLIDNRSHGRSEGTRGHIESFFKFTVDFNRLFLIVKRNHPNSKIFTFGHSMGDLLPSYMD, encoded by the coding sequence ATGAATTTGATTCATAAATATTTTAGAAGTTCAGATGGACTTCGTATCTTTTACAGGAAAGATGTACCTTATAATCCTAAGGCTATTATAATTATTAGTCATGGCTATGGTGAACACTCAGGCCATTACTTGGAACTTTCCGAGTTACTGATTAAAAATGGCTACGGAGTATACTTAATAGATAATAGAAGTCATGGAAGGTCCGAGGGGACAAGAGGTCATATAGAATCTTTTTTCAAGTTTACTGTTGATTTTAACCGATTGTTTTTAATAGTAAAAAGAAATCATCCTAATAGTAAAATCTTTACTTTTGGCCACAGTATGGGGGACTTATTACCTTCATATATGGACTGA
- a CDS encoding hemerythrin domain-containing protein, with protein MDAITLLMVEHNNIKRALAAIRKLCISILNGKEVDRELFYGIIDFVRNYSDKHHHKKEEDILFKKMSQELGERIANGPIYGMIAEHDLGRLFMMNLENALKELEKGNSDAKVDVIANAIAYTDLLNRHIFKEDTAIYTFAKKQLSKEGMEEVEEKCAEVEEIAKEDNIQNKYLSFLEYLEKSSENL; from the coding sequence ATGGATGCAATTACTTTACTTATGGTGGAACATAATAATATAAAAAGGGCATTGGCCGCTATAAGAAAGCTATGCATATCTATCTTAAACGGCAAGGAAGTGGATAGAGAGCTTTTTTATGGTATTATTGATTTTGTGAGAAATTATTCTGATAAACACCATCATAAAAAAGAAGAAGATATACTCTTTAAAAAGATGTCCCAAGAATTAGGAGAAAGAATTGCCAATGGTCCTATTTATGGAATGATAGCTGAACATGATTTAGGGAGATTATTTATGATGAACTTAGAAAATGCCTTAAAAGAGCTAGAAAAGGGTAATTCTGATGCTAAGGTTGATGTCATCGCTAATGCCATTGCTTATACAGACTTGCTTAATAGGCATATCTTCAAAGAAGATACTGCCATATACACCTTTGCCAAGAAACAGCTTTCAAAAGAAGGAATGGAGGAAGTAGAAGAAAAATGCGCTGAAGTAGAAGAAATTGCTAAGGAAGATAACATCCAAAATAAATATCTCAGTTTTCTAGAATACTTAGAGAAATCTTCAGAAAACTTATAA
- a CDS encoding S8 family peptidase: MPSDNKIDNGLELLLNMDEEERVKAQDFNTGFNAESNTWEVIVKYHGDLSEVGRQLEAGVEILTQGYGILTLEESKIPKLSDYSQVEYIERPKRLGINLNNSLRESCITAVQRPPNDLRGQGVLLGIIDSGIDYAHPDFINGDGKSRILYIWDQTLNGEPPQGFSGGIEFTRKDIDEALSLSTLMERIARVPHKDEIGHGTHVAGIAGGNGRGSNGKYMGVAPESEFIIVKLGRRGTQSFPRTTELMRAIKYIVEKAEELARPIAINISFGTNEGPHDGNSIVETYMDEMANRWKSAIVVATGNEGDTGHHTGGLLEEGEEKNIQFIADEGLTSLTLTLWKSFADTMEFSVTAPNGESTNKISPKAGVQRIIIGSTEVMAYFGGPSPLNGDEEIFIALISVNQFIDNGIWQLNLYGVSIVEGIYSIWLPITEEIGRQTAFVEPKLEHTLTIPSTAERMISVGAYNGTTNQIAPFSGRGYTRRSRFVKPELVAPGINIMAPIPGGGYDLLSGTSMAAPHGSGAAALLMEWGIVKGNDPFLYGERLKAYLYKGARRTWPFLNYPNPSWGYGSLCLANSFEGLRQGDIRGMKGQILDNNMEDLRQGNIPAMDPQSIISDEYLDFIVEYNENIVEAALQNGAANVEIINENYAILQIPRDIKEKFFEETREIVQYTIPLLFGNYANGSLEASDILMFHNYPYGELRGQGILVGVIDSGIDYAHPAFLYEDNTTRILRIWDQSLEGNPPQGFDYGTEFTEEEINNALQSKNPGEIVPHRDEVGHGTFLAGVSAGYDRIDKGFIGAAPDSNLLVVKLKAAKEYLRDYNLIGAPKTTVYQSTDVIMALKYVVETARSLNMPVVISLGIGSNEGGHDGTSFTETYMAELGGRRGVVMIASAGNEANTLHHTSGSLDGIQTEDIEIKVGEGERGFILYIWNNAPDKMSISMISPTGEFIERIPARFGEEEEIRFILEKTRVKVDYIYPEPRTGDQLTRIRFEDPTPGNWIVTLHGDFIVDGRYNVWLPREGWIDKDTVFLKPVPQTTVTVPGSGKGTITVGAYNPIDNSLYSASGRGRTRDDEMKPDLVAPGVNVRGPLSGGGYGQMTGTSIAAAIAAGAAALLLEWGIIKGNDTTLTTRKVRTYLIRGATRRESRRYPDTSWGYGELNLLNTFQFIRNL; the protein is encoded by the coding sequence ATGCCTTCTGATAATAAAATAGATAATGGATTAGAGTTGTTACTAAATATGGATGAAGAAGAAAGAGTAAAGGCACAGGATTTTAATACTGGGTTTAATGCAGAATCTAATACTTGGGAGGTAATAGTAAAATACCATGGAGATTTAAGTGAAGTAGGGAGACAATTAGAGGCAGGAGTAGAAATATTAACCCAAGGATATGGAATTTTAACCTTAGAGGAAAGTAAAATCCCAAAGTTATCGGATTATAGCCAGGTTGAATACATTGAAAGACCTAAAAGATTAGGGATTAACCTTAATAATAGCCTTAGGGAAAGTTGCATTACAGCCGTACAAAGGCCACCGAATGATCTAAGAGGACAAGGGGTACTTCTAGGAATTATTGATTCCGGCATAGATTATGCCCATCCTGATTTTATAAACGGGGATGGAAAAAGCCGTATTTTATATATATGGGATCAAACCTTAAATGGGGAACCGCCACAGGGATTTAGCGGGGGAATTGAGTTTACGAGGAAGGATATCGATGAGGCTCTAAGCCTTTCCACCTTAATGGAAAGGATAGCTAGGGTGCCCCATAAGGATGAGATTGGCCACGGAACCCATGTAGCAGGTATAGCAGGAGGAAATGGGAGAGGTAGTAATGGAAAATATATGGGGGTAGCTCCGGAGTCAGAATTCATTATAGTAAAGCTAGGAAGAAGAGGGACTCAGTCTTTTCCTAGAACTACCGAACTTATGAGAGCTATTAAATATATAGTAGAAAAAGCAGAGGAACTGGCAAGGCCCATAGCAATTAATATAAGTTTTGGAACCAATGAGGGGCCCCATGACGGTAACTCAATAGTAGAAACTTATATGGATGAAATGGCAAATAGGTGGAAGAGTGCCATTGTTGTGGCAACAGGAAATGAAGGAGATACGGGTCACCATACGGGAGGATTATTAGAAGAAGGTGAAGAAAAAAACATACAATTTATTGCCGATGAAGGGCTTACAAGTCTTACTTTGACCCTATGGAAGTCTTTTGCAGATACTATGGAATTTTCTGTAACAGCACCCAATGGAGAAAGTACCAATAAAATTTCACCTAAAGCAGGAGTTCAAAGAATTATTATAGGAAGTACAGAAGTTATGGCTTATTTTGGGGGACCTTCTCCTTTAAATGGAGATGAGGAAATATTTATTGCCCTTATTTCTGTAAATCAGTTTATAGACAATGGTATTTGGCAGCTTAATTTGTATGGGGTTAGTATTGTTGAGGGAATATATAGCATTTGGCTTCCTATTACGGAGGAAATAGGTAGACAAACTGCATTTGTGGAGCCTAAACTAGAACATACCCTAACAATACCCTCAACAGCAGAACGGATGATAAGTGTTGGAGCATATAATGGAACAACTAATCAAATTGCTCCCTTTTCTGGAAGGGGTTATACGAGAAGAAGTAGATTTGTTAAACCAGAACTGGTGGCTCCGGGGATTAATATTATGGCACCCATCCCTGGAGGCGGATATGATTTGCTAAGTGGAACTAGTATGGCAGCCCCCCATGGGAGTGGGGCCGCAGCTCTGCTTATGGAATGGGGCATAGTTAAGGGAAATGACCCATTTTTATATGGAGAGAGGTTAAAGGCATACTTATATAAGGGTGCTAGGAGAACATGGCCATTTTTAAATTATCCTAATCCTTCTTGGGGATATGGAAGTTTATGTTTGGCTAATTCATTTGAGGGGTTAAGACAGGGGGATATAAGAGGAATGAAAGGCCAAATCTTGGATAATAATATGGAAGATTTAAGGCAGGGGAATATTCCTGCCATGGACCCACAATCAATTATATCTGATGAATATCTAGATTTCATAGTTGAGTATAATGAAAATATAGTTGAAGCAGCATTACAAAATGGTGCCGCCAATGTGGAAATCATCAATGAAAATTATGCTATTTTACAGATTCCTAGGGACATAAAAGAAAAATTTTTTGAAGAAACTAGGGAGATAGTTCAGTACACAATCCCTCTCCTTTTTGGGAACTATGCCAATGGAAGTTTGGAAGCTTCGGATATACTTATGTTTCATAACTATCCCTACGGTGAGTTAAGGGGCCAAGGGATATTAGTCGGGGTTATCGATTCAGGGATAGATTATGCTCATCCTGCATTTTTATATGAAGACAATACGACTAGGATTTTAAGAATATGGGATCAATCCTTAGAAGGCAATCCACCACAAGGTTTTGACTATGGAACGGAATTCACTGAAGAGGAAATAAATAATGCATTACAAAGTAAAAATCCAGGGGAAATAGTTCCCCATAGGGATGAAGTGGGACATGGAACATTTTTAGCAGGGGTATCAGCAGGATATGATAGAATCGATAAAGGGTTTATAGGGGCTGCCCCTGATTCTAATCTTTTAGTTGTAAAACTAAAGGCAGCCAAGGAATATCTTAGGGATTACAACTTAATAGGAGCTCCTAAAACCACAGTATATCAAAGTACCGATGTAATTATGGCACTAAAATATGTGGTGGAGACGGCACGAAGTTTGAATATGCCTGTAGTTATTAGTTTGGGAATAGGGAGTAACGAAGGAGGGCATGATGGTACTTCTTTTACAGAAACTTATATGGCTGAATTAGGTGGAAGAAGGGGCGTTGTAATGATTGCTAGTGCAGGCAATGAAGCAAATACACTACATCATACGAGTGGCAGCCTAGATGGCATCCAAACAGAGGATATAGAAATAAAGGTGGGAGAAGGAGAAAGGGGATTTATCTTATATATATGGAATAATGCCCCTGACAAAATGTCTATCTCTATGATATCTCCTACAGGAGAATTTATTGAAAGGATTCCTGCGAGATTTGGGGAAGAAGAAGAAATACGATTTATATTAGAAAAAACCAGAGTAAAAGTAGATTATATATATCCAGAGCCAAGGACAGGAGATCAACTTACTAGAATACGATTCGAAGATCCTACTCCGGGGAACTGGATTGTGACCCTGCATGGAGATTTTATAGTTGATGGAAGATACAATGTATGGCTTCCAAGAGAAGGCTGGATTGATAAAGATACAGTTTTTTTAAAACCAGTACCGCAAACTACTGTTACTGTTCCAGGAAGTGGGAAGGGAACAATAACAGTTGGAGCATACAATCCTATAGATAACAGTTTATACAGTGCATCAGGTAGAGGCCGAACAAGAGATGACGAAATGAAACCAGATTTAGTTGCCCCGGGAGTTAATGTAAGGGGGCCTCTTTCTGGGGGTGGATATGGGCAAATGACTGGAACTAGCATTGCAGCGGCGATTGCTGCTGGGGCAGCAGCCCTTCTTTTAGAGTGGGGAATTATAAAAGGAAATGATACTACCTTAACAACAAGAAAGGTAAGAACATATCTAATAAGAGGAGCAACAAGGAGGGAATCAAGAAGATACCCTGATACATCCTGGGGGTATGGAGAACTAAATTTATTAAATACATTTCAGTTTATTAGGAACTTATAA